Proteins encoded by one window of Paenibacillus sp. DCT19:
- a CDS encoding DUF4127 family protein → MARKGYIDFLAVGVDDANTQGVQINEIRYVENRINEWLGGVAGQNPDRAIILPDADGLGHSLLARMANQLLNDGAKTRYAVTYFGPHGNTIVNTYEYMNVHENVARHIDIVGGVLVADSAYPVPEEETDADLATGEKVSKEEALVQAATFDIASELYRMTSHSQKNKPKPNLEIVAITALEQVEAAVERINANSEQGVPMVVIDFVGKGPANVDVAEALLSSSHTGRALGYSAWNTPGNKIGIAVGMGQSRYAFITKETHASALEEAMNAQGSLLFKRFLKDYYYKAVAIADIRTYSRAQALYTNVATLADQNMLLFNSSEDYEHLQSLLRDLMQTYTTTLAAKPAFAQGNDAVFQLEDGERTYAAYEHAELEYTNPDFIWGRAFEITLNPKLH, encoded by the coding sequence CTGGCACGTAAGGGATACATTGATTTTCTCGCTGTTGGTGTGGACGATGCCAATACGCAAGGGGTACAGATTAATGAAATCCGTTATGTGGAGAATCGAATTAATGAATGGCTTGGCGGGGTAGCTGGGCAGAATCCAGACCGTGCGATCATTCTTCCGGATGCTGATGGTTTGGGACACTCGCTATTAGCTCGGATGGCGAATCAATTGCTTAATGATGGCGCAAAAACACGTTATGCGGTTACCTACTTTGGTCCACATGGTAATACCATCGTGAACACCTATGAATATATGAATGTACATGAAAATGTAGCCCGCCATATTGATATCGTGGGTGGCGTGCTTGTTGCTGATTCTGCATATCCAGTCCCGGAGGAAGAGACGGATGCTGACCTTGCCACAGGCGAGAAGGTTAGTAAGGAGGAAGCTTTGGTTCAAGCAGCAACGTTTGATATTGCCTCAGAACTTTATCGGATGACCAGCCATTCTCAGAAGAACAAACCAAAGCCAAACCTGGAAATTGTGGCGATTACCGCACTGGAGCAGGTAGAGGCTGCTGTTGAGCGAATTAACGCCAATAGTGAGCAAGGTGTGCCAATGGTTGTGATTGATTTTGTAGGTAAAGGTCCGGCGAATGTAGATGTAGCTGAGGCGCTATTAAGTAGCTCGCACACCGGCCGTGCTCTAGGGTATAGTGCGTGGAATACACCAGGCAATAAGATCGGGATTGCGGTTGGTATGGGACAATCTCGCTATGCCTTCATTACGAAGGAAACGCATGCTTCCGCGCTAGAGGAAGCGATGAACGCTCAAGGGTCGCTATTGTTTAAACGTTTCCTGAAGGATTATTACTACAAAGCGGTTGCGATTGCAGATATTCGCACGTATTCTCGTGCTCAGGCGTTATATACCAATGTGGCTACCCTCGCGGATCAGAATATGCTGTTGTTCAATTCCAGTGAGGATTACGAACACCTGCAATCGTTGCTGCGAGATTTGATGCAGACATACACAACGACACTTGCGGCTAAACCTGCATTTGCCCAAGGTAACGATGCGGTGTTTCAGTTGGAAGATGGGGAACGCACCTATGCTGCGTATGAACATGCAGAGCTGGAGTATACAAACCCTGACTTCATCTGGGGGCGCGCATTCGAAATTACGCTGAACCCCAAGTTACACTAG
- a CDS encoding NADPH-dependent FMN reductase gives MKFIVVAGSNRKNATSTRLGEYVIQAIHGQGHEGSLFDLYQTPVPFYAADEKLDDDLHLADLKARVLAADAIILATPEYHGSISGVLKNALDHLGQSYFSGKPVLSISSSGGAVGVSALLQLQAIVRNMHGINASEWISIGGAQRRRFEATYDGYEEYEGSQDIEERIQRVLGSFLHLAEAITSARK, from the coding sequence ATGAAGTTTATTGTTGTGGCAGGAAGTAACCGTAAAAATGCGACCAGTACACGTCTGGGAGAATATGTGATTCAAGCTATTCATGGTCAAGGACATGAAGGGAGCCTGTTCGATTTGTATCAAACACCGGTTCCTTTCTACGCGGCGGATGAGAAACTCGACGATGATCTACATTTGGCTGATCTGAAGGCCCGAGTGCTCGCGGCTGACGCCATTATTTTAGCTACGCCAGAGTATCATGGAAGCATAAGCGGTGTGCTCAAAAACGCACTGGATCACCTGGGTCAATCCTATTTCAGCGGGAAGCCGGTGTTGTCCATTAGTTCATCGGGAGGTGCTGTAGGTGTAAGTGCACTACTACAGTTGCAAGCGATTGTGCGTAATATGCATGGAATCAATGCATCCGAGTGGATTTCCATTGGCGGTGCGCAGCGTAGAAGGTTCGAGGCAACATACGATGGATACGAGGAATATGAGGGCAGTCAGGATATTGAAGAACGGATTCAACGTGTGCTTGGTTCGTTTTTGCATCTAGCAGAAGCCATCACGTCAGCGCGTAAATAA
- a CDS encoding sensor histidine kinase has protein sequence MRLYRAEQRRADLFAKLGGFSSALGLVVNECEHADSLAETTVSLLGQHYDWPFAALLKLREDRLVVQAAHVVGALQQRSLYEDFPSDGLNGLQRAIELHRVTKLSASEVQEIATSSARSLTVPVLSSGLAVPILSIIPGEAGVLVVGYAESSILPQADHEVLEAIAEHITASWESLKLAEQRRELARLEERNRLARDLHDSVNQILFSLSLTAKGAESMMLGSAELEPVREAMKDVRSLSQEALKEMRALIMQLRPAGLEKGLMNALQEYGAGQGLQVVVHRSGMGSLPRSVEDGLWRIGQEALNNVRKHAGVNAAEIILHLSDHEVTLSVTDRGKGGAKRRGVLSTRSLGLSIMKERAQALGGRLELVSSARKGTTVTVIVPLLSETVEN, from the coding sequence ATGCGGTTATATCGTGCTGAGCAGAGGCGAGCAGATCTATTTGCGAAGCTAGGCGGATTCAGCAGTGCGTTAGGACTCGTGGTGAATGAATGTGAGCATGCGGATTCGCTGGCCGAGACAACGGTTAGTCTATTAGGGCAACATTATGATTGGCCATTTGCGGCATTGCTGAAACTCAGAGAGGATCGTTTGGTTGTACAGGCTGCACATGTTGTGGGAGCCTTGCAGCAACGATCATTATATGAAGATTTTCCTTCGGATGGACTGAACGGTCTACAGCGTGCCATTGAACTTCATCGCGTTACGAAATTATCCGCCTCAGAGGTTCAAGAGATAGCTACAAGCAGTGCACGGTCATTAACTGTACCTGTTCTATCTTCAGGTCTCGCCGTCCCCATTCTGAGTATTATTCCGGGAGAGGCAGGCGTATTGGTCGTTGGTTATGCTGAGTCTAGCATTCTCCCTCAGGCGGATCATGAGGTACTTGAGGCGATTGCTGAACACATTACTGCGTCGTGGGAAAGCTTGAAGCTTGCTGAACAACGGCGGGAGTTGGCTCGATTGGAAGAACGGAATCGCTTGGCTCGCGATCTGCATGATTCGGTCAACCAGATTCTATTTTCCTTGTCCCTGACGGCGAAGGGAGCTGAGAGCATGATGTTGGGCTCCGCAGAGCTTGAGCCTGTTAGAGAGGCAATGAAGGATGTTCGTTCTCTCTCTCAGGAAGCGCTGAAAGAAATGCGAGCACTGATTATGCAGCTGCGACCGGCCGGATTAGAGAAGGGGCTAATGAATGCATTACAGGAATATGGTGCTGGACAAGGACTGCAGGTCGTTGTCCATCGTTCTGGTATGGGAAGTCTGCCCCGAAGTGTTGAAGACGGGCTATGGCGAATCGGACAAGAAGCCCTTAACAATGTACGTAAGCATGCGGGTGTGAACGCGGCCGAGATCATCCTACATTTGAGTGATCATGAGGTAACATTAAGCGTAACCGATCGTGGAAAAGGTGGAGCCAAACGGCGCGGAGTTTTGTCTACTCGTTCTCTCGGATTATCGATTATGAAGGAACGTGCTCAAGCGTTGGGAGGTCGATTGGAACTTGTGAGCTCTGCTCGCAAAGGAACAACGGTAACGGTGATCGTCCCGCTTCTGTCCGAAACGGTAGAGAATTAA
- a CDS encoding phage tail tube protein → MLDASRVILGTHGQLHIDGTWQTNINKLEASVEIEKRELNLVGNDWKVHKNGAKKGTGTMTGYKVTSDMITRGFTKFQIISKLDDPESYGHESVLLKGCMVDKIQLANWTAGEEVPEETGFTFEGFELLNPIVVN, encoded by the coding sequence ATGTTAGATGCATCAAGAGTTATTCTCGGTACCCATGGTCAACTGCATATTGATGGTACGTGGCAGACCAATATTAACAAGCTGGAAGCAAGTGTAGAGATTGAGAAGCGTGAGCTGAATCTGGTCGGCAACGACTGGAAGGTGCACAAGAATGGAGCGAAAAAAGGAACAGGTACGATGACAGGGTACAAAGTTACCTCGGATATGATTACACGTGGCTTCACTAAATTCCAGATTATCTCCAAGCTGGATGATCCAGAGTCCTATGGACATGAGAGTGTGTTGTTGAAAGGCTGCATGGTGGACAAAATTCAACTAGCCAACTGGACAGCTGGCGAAGAAGTACCGGAGGAAACGGGCTTTACCTTCGAAGGATTTGAGCTGCTCAATCCGATTGTAGTGAACTAA
- a CDS encoding phage tail sheath family protein, translating into MAGGTWEQTNRPVLPGLYMNFQAAAASSIQAGNRGTVVVPVKANWGPAGTFVEVGSESAIERIFSAGALDNGTAYTSLKLALLGGPKKLLAYRVVGETAKAGSLTLKDRNDEDVLQLDAKYVGDRSNDFYVTIQPGIIDNTKHEVRLFEGNRMLYALVTADITGAALAEQINADETNVWVTAVAIGDGTGEVATVAGASFRGGVSGNDSLTNADYIAVQEALEGEQFDVLALDQAADAPLLASFGAWVKRVRNEGKPVIAVFGGSAADDTSASAAQKASARSAQLNHEGVVNVGTGVRLGDTFYSSAETSAYVAGLIAGQRLNESTTYAPTPFDDVTRRWTRAEQEQAVQNGVFIFFHDGRQVKALRGVNTLVAPVAGQNNAWKKIRSIRVMDAINVDLQRSAEDTYIGKVNNTEEGRQALIGAMKAYLALLAQSNVIEASGYDVVLDPAYYGTAPILKPEADQVYLQWNVKLTDVMEQLFGTFYVQ; encoded by the coding sequence ATGGCAGGCGGAACATGGGAGCAGACGAATCGTCCGGTACTTCCGGGCTTATATATGAATTTTCAGGCGGCAGCAGCATCGTCCATTCAGGCAGGAAATCGTGGAACTGTTGTAGTACCAGTGAAGGCAAACTGGGGGCCGGCGGGGACTTTTGTAGAAGTGGGCAGCGAATCAGCGATTGAACGGATTTTCTCAGCGGGTGCACTGGACAATGGGACAGCATACACCTCCCTGAAGCTTGCGCTACTCGGTGGGCCGAAGAAGCTTTTAGCCTATCGGGTCGTGGGGGAAACGGCGAAGGCGGGAAGTCTTACGCTCAAGGATCGTAATGATGAAGATGTGCTGCAATTGGACGCCAAGTATGTAGGGGATCGGAGTAATGATTTCTACGTCACGATTCAACCTGGCATCATTGATAATACGAAGCATGAAGTGCGTCTCTTCGAAGGAAATCGCATGTTGTATGCGCTGGTGACAGCAGATATCACAGGTGCAGCTCTGGCAGAACAGATCAATGCGGATGAGACCAACGTATGGGTAACAGCCGTAGCGATTGGAGATGGTACGGGCGAGGTGGCAACCGTTGCTGGTGCATCATTCAGAGGCGGTGTGAGTGGTAATGACAGTCTGACCAATGCGGATTACATTGCAGTACAAGAGGCGCTCGAAGGTGAACAATTCGATGTGTTGGCTCTGGATCAAGCTGCGGATGCTCCTCTACTTGCAAGCTTTGGCGCATGGGTTAAGCGTGTACGTAATGAGGGTAAACCGGTTATCGCCGTATTTGGCGGCTCCGCAGCAGATGATACATCAGCGAGTGCTGCTCAGAAGGCATCGGCTCGTTCAGCGCAGTTGAACCATGAGGGTGTTGTTAACGTGGGTACGGGTGTGCGTTTGGGGGACACCTTCTATAGCTCGGCAGAGACCTCTGCGTATGTTGCAGGTCTGATCGCAGGTCAGCGTTTGAATGAATCTACCACGTATGCACCTACCCCGTTCGATGATGTGACACGTCGCTGGACACGAGCTGAACAGGAGCAGGCTGTGCAGAATGGTGTATTTATTTTCTTCCACGATGGTCGTCAGGTGAAAGCGCTGCGTGGTGTGAATACGCTGGTTGCACCCGTGGCCGGGCAGAATAATGCATGGAAAAAAATCCGATCCATTCGTGTGATGGATGCCATTAACGTAGACCTGCAGCGTTCTGCTGAGGACACGTACATCGGTAAAGTGAATAACACGGAGGAAGGTCGCCAGGCATTGATTGGGGCGATGAAAGCCTATCTAGCACTGCTCGCGCAGAGCAACGTGATTGAGGCATCAGGATACGATGTTGTTCTCGATCCGGCGTATTATGGAACAGCTCCGATTCTGAAGCCGGAAGCAGATCAGGTGTACTTGCAATGGAATGTGAAATTGACGGATGTAATGGAGCAATTATTCGGCACTTTTTATGTGCAATAA
- a CDS encoding VOC family protein has protein sequence MIKGIFETHLNVTDLERSHHFYEQVLGLEHAYGQPERGNSFYWIGGRGNAMLGIWQKEPDKVQRQHFAFHVSVEDMKQAVSYLEGKGITTYNFLDDDLGELYVFGWMPAVSVYFTDPDGHSLEFISMLSDEAKPELGMVPWSTWERMHGRR, from the coding sequence ATGATTAAAGGCATATTTGAGACCCATCTAAATGTAACAGATCTGGAGAGATCTCATCATTTTTACGAACAGGTCTTAGGTCTGGAACATGCATATGGACAGCCAGAGCGAGGGAACTCCTTTTACTGGATCGGTGGTAGAGGAAACGCCATGTTAGGCATCTGGCAAAAGGAACCTGATAAAGTTCAGCGGCAACATTTTGCTTTTCATGTATCCGTAGAGGATATGAAACAAGCGGTTTCTTATTTAGAGGGGAAAGGCATTACGACGTATAATTTCTTGGATGATGACCTTGGCGAATTGTACGTGTTTGGCTGGATGCCTGCCGTGTCGGTGTATTTCACCGATCCAGATGGGCACTCGCTTGAATTCATATCCATGCTGTCAGACGAAGCGAAGCCTGAGCTGGGCATGGTACCGTGGAGTACGTGGGAACGCATGCATGGACGTAGGTAA